A genomic segment from Bacteroidota bacterium encodes:
- a CDS encoding DUF349 domain-containing protein yields MTELNELNPSDAALNAEPIVETNAEAKPIENAVETELTATTETQTVEETTAVEANAETKPIESAVEAEVTATTETQPVEKTKPVETKVESDLNLATDVIEIAIDEHEHDEVLAAIESAESSETNNYASKTKDELLVIAIEAAKDKVPSEALQIFKDVKPFFDASLHEEQELALQKFVEEGGDKNDFEFKSGVAARDKFNKAIKDLRDKIATAKAIAEADRLKNLQAKETILEKIKLLNSSEETKDSLAKLKELQTEWKSVKNVPKEHVERLWESYRVLNEIFYDKLSINNEIAQLDRERNLDAKIDLCKKVSELSEEKSIKSALIAVKKYQEDWRNIGPVPKEANEDIWTRFKAEVDKVFAYIKAETEKNEVVRQANLNLKLALIEKAKGLADYSTTRIKDWLEKTKEANELMEEWKKIGYVPLAEREKVWEEFKNTRNTFFNNKNNWFKSFNAVRNENLKKKTDLVKEAENIAAAPIDWGKQTATIKNLQESWKQIGPVPDKFNDDIWKKFRAACDLFFEKKAERFAEQNAEQGTNLIAKKELIVKLEAMVADESDNANVFNDLKAIQDAWSKIGFVPNKDKDTITKTYNGLLDKIYGRNRELRKNMRQADDKAHFESLANNNDGAQRLQREERVLIERIKGLKSDIDTWDNNLGFFKNGNAKNDMVTQIHDKIAAAKRMIKELDEKVKTIRELKNQVGKPAESK; encoded by the coding sequence ATGACTGAATTAAACGAATTGAATCCTTCTGATGCTGCTTTAAATGCAGAACCAATTGTTGAAACAAATGCAGAAGCTAAGCCCATTGAAAATGCTGTAGAAACAGAACTAACTGCTACAACTGAAACACAAACAGTAGAAGAAACAACAGCAGTTGAAGCAAATGCAGAAACTAAGCCTATTGAAAGTGCTGTAGAAGCAGAAGTAACTGCCACGACTGAAACGCAACCTGTAGAAAAAACAAAACCGGTTGAAACAAAAGTTGAAAGTGACTTAAATTTAGCTACTGATGTAATTGAAATTGCTATTGATGAGCATGAACATGATGAAGTTTTAGCTGCTATTGAATCGGCAGAATCAAGTGAAACCAATAACTACGCTAGTAAAACGAAAGATGAATTATTAGTTATAGCTATTGAAGCCGCTAAAGATAAAGTGCCAAGTGAGGCCTTACAGATATTTAAAGATGTAAAACCATTTTTTGATGCTTCATTACATGAAGAACAAGAGTTAGCACTTCAAAAATTTGTAGAAGAAGGTGGTGATAAAAATGATTTTGAGTTTAAATCAGGTGTAGCCGCCCGCGATAAATTTAACAAGGCCATCAAAGATTTACGTGATAAAATAGCTACAGCAAAAGCCATTGCCGAAGCAGACAGACTAAAGAATTTACAAGCAAAAGAAACCATTTTAGAAAAGATAAAACTGTTAAACAGTTCAGAAGAAACCAAAGATAGTTTGGCTAAATTGAAGGAATTACAAACAGAATGGAAATCTGTTAAAAATGTTCCAAAAGAACATGTAGAGCGCCTATGGGAAAGCTATCGTGTTTTAAACGAAATATTTTACGATAAGCTTAGCATTAATAATGAAATAGCCCAATTAGACAGGGAACGTAACTTGGATGCAAAAATTGATTTATGCAAAAAAGTAAGTGAGTTATCAGAAGAGAAAAGTATAAAATCAGCTTTAATTGCTGTAAAAAAATACCAGGAAGATTGGCGTAATATAGGTCCTGTACCTAAAGAAGCCAATGAAGATATATGGACACGTTTTAAAGCAGAAGTTGATAAAGTATTTGCTTACATAAAAGCTGAAACAGAAAAGAACGAAGTTGTTCGTCAGGCAAATTTAAATTTGAAATTAGCTTTAATTGAAAAAGCCAAAGGCTTGGCGGACTATAGCACTACTCGTATTAAGGATTGGTTGGAAAAAACAAAAGAAGCCAATGAATTAATGGAAGAGTGGAAAAAAATTGGTTATGTGCCTTTAGCTGAAAGAGAGAAAGTATGGGAAGAATTTAAAAATACACGTAATACCTTTTTCAATAACAAGAATAACTGGTTTAAATCTTTCAATGCGGTTCGCAACGAAAATTTAAAAAAGAAAACTGATTTGGTTAAAGAAGCTGAAAATATAGCTGCAGCACCAATTGATTGGGGTAAACAAACGGCTACTATCAAAAACTTACAAGAATCGTGGAAACAAATAGGGCCGGTGCCTGATAAGTTTAATGACGATATCTGGAAAAAATTCAGAGCTGCTTGTGATTTGTTTTTTGAAAAGAAAGCAGAACGTTTTGCTGAGCAAAATGCAGAACAGGGAACTAATTTAATAGCTAAAAAAGAATTGATAGTAAAATTGGAAGCAATGGTTGCTGACGAAAGTGATAATGCCAATGTGTTTAACGATTTAAAAGCTATTCAGGATGCATGGAGCAAAATAGGTTTTGTACCCAATAAAGATAAAGATACCATTACTAAAACGTATAATGGATTATTGGATAAAATATATGGTAGAAACCGTGAGTTGCGTAAAAACATGCGCCAGGCAGACGATAAAGCCCATTTTGAGTCATTAGCCAATAACAATGATGGTGCACAACGTTTACAACGCGAAGAAAGAGTATTGATAGAGCGTATAAAAGGTTTAAAATCGGATATTGATACGTGGGATAATAATTTAGGTTTCTTTAAAAATGGTAACGCTAAAAACGATATGGTTACCCAAATACACGACAAGATTGCTGCTGCTAAACGTATGATTAAGGAGCTTGATGAGAAAGTAAAAACAATTAGAGAGTTAAAAAATCAAGTAGGTAAACCAGCAGAAAGTAAATAA
- a CDS encoding FdhF/YdeP family oxidoreductase, giving the protein MSEDNNKPNPENPEEFLDIKLTEPKLTAAGIPAVISSVKHVFSEMGPIRGFKALAKLNQKDGFDCPGCAWPDPDDERSPIAEYCENGAKAIAEEATTKALWASFFAENSVVDLSQLDDYKIGKKGRVAEPMYLPKGATHYQPITWENAFKLIAKNLNALPTPDDAIFYTSGRTSNEAAFLYQLFVREFGTNNLPDCSNMCHESSGVALNESVGIGKGSVTLEDFYEAEAIIILGQNPGTNHPRMLSALQKAKQNGCTIICVNPLKETGLVGFNNPQKLNGVLGIKSQLTDIFLQVKINSDLALIKAIEKVLWEDESKAPGSIFDLEFIKNHTSGYDELIETFDEYSLDELSEACGIGIDDIRKTAEVFKHKNKIIACWAMGLTQHKNAVDTIKEVVNLLLLKGSIGKPGAGTCPVRGHSNVQGDRTMGIYEKPSKMFIDKLNTVFNINAPYEHGLDVVDAIKKMHEEKGKVFIAMGGNFLSATPDTKYTAQALQNCKLTVHISTKLNRSHLITGEEALILPTYGRSDKDINTKGEEQFISCENSMGVVQMSKGNLKPVSNHLMSESVMVCQLAKATLGTKSKVNWSLYEEDYDHIRNDIERTINGFNDYNKRVRESGGFYLPNGAREGKFNTLSTKANFNVAKLTFNYLAPDELMMMTIRTHDQFNTTIYGLDDRYRGIFNERRVVLMNENDIRKLGLQHGDVVDLFNYHDNIERVAHKFMVIKYNIPEQCTATYFPETNVLVPIGSVADKSNTPTSKYVVIKIKKHIDLSNN; this is encoded by the coding sequence ATGTCAGAAGATAACAATAAACCTAATCCTGAAAATCCGGAAGAATTTTTAGATATTAAGCTAACCGAACCTAAACTAACGGCTGCGGGAATTCCTGCTGTTATATCATCGGTTAAACATGTATTTAGCGAAATGGGCCCCATTCGTGGCTTCAAAGCTTTGGCAAAGCTAAATCAGAAAGACGGATTCGATTGTCCGGGTTGTGCATGGCCTGACCCTGACGATGAGCGTTCTCCTATTGCAGAATACTGCGAAAACGGAGCAAAAGCAATTGCGGAAGAAGCTACCACAAAAGCTCTATGGGCTTCTTTTTTTGCAGAAAACAGTGTAGTTGATTTATCCCAATTAGACGACTATAAAATTGGTAAAAAAGGCCGTGTAGCGGAACCTATGTATTTACCCAAAGGTGCTACCCATTACCAACCCATTACATGGGAAAATGCTTTTAAATTAATTGCTAAAAATTTAAATGCCTTACCTACTCCGGACGATGCTATTTTTTATACATCAGGACGAACAAGTAATGAAGCTGCTTTTTTATACCAACTTTTTGTACGTGAATTTGGCACCAACAACTTGCCCGATTGTAGCAATATGTGCCACGAAAGTAGTGGTGTAGCATTAAACGAAAGTGTGGGCATTGGCAAGGGCTCAGTAACTTTAGAAGATTTTTACGAAGCAGAGGCTATTATTATTTTAGGACAAAACCCGGGTACCAATCATCCTCGTATGTTAAGTGCATTGCAAAAAGCCAAACAAAACGGTTGCACCATTATATGTGTAAACCCATTAAAAGAAACAGGTTTGGTTGGTTTTAACAATCCGCAAAAACTGAATGGCGTATTGGGTATTAAATCGCAACTGACGGATATTTTTTTACAGGTTAAAATAAATAGTGATTTAGCACTTATAAAAGCCATTGAAAAAGTACTATGGGAAGATGAAAGTAAAGCTCCCGGTAGTATTTTCGATTTGGAGTTTATTAAAAACCATACTTCTGGGTACGATGAGTTAATAGAAACTTTTGATGAATATAGTTTAGATGAATTAAGTGAAGCTTGTGGAATTGGTATTGATGATATAAGGAAAACGGCTGAAGTATTTAAACATAAAAACAAAATTATAGCCTGTTGGGCTATGGGTTTAACGCAACATAAAAATGCAGTTGACACCATAAAAGAAGTAGTTAATTTATTGTTGTTAAAAGGCAGTATTGGTAAACCCGGAGCGGGCACTTGTCCTGTGCGTGGTCATAGCAATGTGCAAGGCGACAGAACGATGGGTATTTATGAAAAACCTTCTAAAATGTTTATTGATAAACTAAATACTGTTTTCAATATCAATGCTCCTTACGAACATGGTTTGGATGTGGTGGATGCCATAAAAAAAATGCATGAAGAAAAAGGCAAAGTATTTATAGCCATGGGTGGTAATTTTTTATCGGCTACACCTGATACTAAATATACAGCACAGGCTTTACAAAATTGTAAATTAACGGTTCATATCAGTACCAAGCTAAACCGAAGCCACTTAATTACTGGTGAGGAAGCACTGATTTTGCCTACTTATGGCAGGAGCGATAAAGACATTAATACCAAAGGGGAAGAACAATTTATAAGTTGCGAAAACTCAATGGGTGTAGTACAAATGAGCAAGGGCAATTTAAAACCGGTAAGCAATCATTTAATGAGCGAAAGCGTAATGGTTTGTCAATTGGCTAAAGCCACTTTGGGTACTAAAAGTAAAGTAAATTGGAGTTTATATGAAGAGGATTACGACCATATAAGAAACGATATTGAACGTACTATTAATGGTTTTAATGACTACAACAAACGTGTGCGTGAATCGGGAGGATTTTATTTACCCAACGGTGCTCGTGAAGGTAAATTTAACACACTTAGCACCAAAGCTAATTTCAATGTAGCCAAGCTTACCTTTAACTATTTAGCTCCTGATGAATTAATGATGATGACGATACGTACCCACGACCAGTTTAACACGACTATTTATGGACTGGATGATCGTTACCGTGGTATATTTAATGAGCGTAGGGTTGTACTCATGAACGAAAATGATATACGTAAATTGGGCTTACAGCATGGTGATGTGGTTGATTTATTTAACTACCACGACAATATTGAAAGGGTAGCACATAAGTTTATGGTTATAAAATACAATATTCCCGAACAGTGCACGGCTACTTATTTTCCTGAAACCAATGTATTGGTTCCTATTGGCTCTGTAGCCGATAAAAGCAATACGCCAACCAGTAAATATGTAGTTATTAAAATTAAAAAGCATATTGATTTAAGTAATAACTAA
- a CDS encoding TIGR01777 family oxidoreductase — MSVKEKIVIAGGSGFIGKALASYFKSKYDVVILSRNNLVDEEGIRYVYWDGKTLGYWQRELEGIAALINMTGRSVDCRYNQTNKDEIYNSRLNSTYILGKAIEKCLIKPQVWLNSSSATIYRHAEDRPMTELTGDLGKGFSVDVCKKWEQMFNSFSYLGVRQIALRTAIVLGKNKGVMVPFTNLVNFGLGGKAAGGKQMFSWIHIDDVCRAIDFLIHKNSCTGAYNISSPKPITNKVFMRCLRKQMHIPIGLAQPKWLLTIGAKLIKTETELILKSRWVVPERLQQAGFTFNFYTIEEALQQLVKK; from the coding sequence ATGAGTGTAAAAGAAAAAATAGTAATAGCAGGCGGTAGTGGCTTTATTGGTAAAGCACTGGCTAGTTATTTTAAATCAAAATATGATGTAGTTATTCTATCCCGAAACAATCTGGTAGATGAAGAGGGGATAAGGTATGTGTATTGGGATGGAAAAACACTTGGGTATTGGCAAAGAGAATTAGAAGGTATTGCTGCATTGATTAATATGACAGGCCGTTCAGTTGATTGTCGGTATAACCAAACCAATAAAGACGAAATTTATAACTCAAGGTTAAACAGTACTTATATATTGGGTAAAGCCATTGAAAAATGTTTAATAAAGCCCCAAGTGTGGCTTAACTCATCGTCAGCGACTATATACAGGCATGCTGAAGATAGGCCCATGACAGAGCTTACGGGCGATTTAGGAAAAGGTTTTAGTGTAGATGTATGTAAAAAATGGGAACAGATGTTTAATAGTTTTTCCTACTTAGGAGTACGCCAAATTGCTTTGCGTACTGCTATTGTATTGGGTAAGAATAAAGGTGTAATGGTACCATTTACTAACCTGGTAAATTTTGGTTTAGGAGGTAAAGCAGCCGGTGGTAAACAAATGTTCAGCTGGATTCATATTGATGATGTTTGCAGGGCAATTGATTTTTTAATACATAAAAATAGCTGTACCGGGGCGTATAATATTTCATCACCCAAGCCAATTACCAATAAAGTTTTTATGCGTTGCTTACGTAAACAAATGCATATACCTATTGGATTAGCACAACCCAAATGGTTATTGACAATAGGCGCAAAGCTTATAAAAACAGAAACAGAGTTAATACTAAAAAGCAGGTGGGTTGTACCTGAAAGGCTACAGCAAGCGGGTTTTACATTTAATTTTTATACCATAGAAGAAGCATTGCAACAATTAGTGAAGAAATAA
- a CDS encoding DCC1-like thiol-disulfide oxidoreductase family protein, whose protein sequence is MKTLNKHTLIYDEECPLCEAYTSQFIKRGLLDKEGRTAYQTMGFDKYPLIDKELAANKIVLLNTQTGETAYGIDSLLKVLSYRYKFIGTISRFKWVHIFLTLLYQFISYNRKVVAPAAINNKQVCEPSPSITWRVLFIAFNAVVVHVIVTWYFKNFLSQYMHSGIHIPDVVLFVAQIVFQGIVFIALKQTNFYDYAGQLSFTAFLGALLLGLLGVGLVLLSYFGIQIELLATVSYGIVYMFMFYEHWRRVGLYRWSKYLCVSWIIFRLLIYPLVFIY, encoded by the coding sequence ATGAAAACCTTAAACAAACATACCTTAATTTACGATGAAGAATGCCCACTTTGTGAGGCTTACACCAGCCAGTTTATTAAACGTGGTTTGTTAGATAAAGAGGGGAGGACAGCCTATCAAACTATGGGTTTTGACAAATACCCATTAATAGATAAAGAATTGGCGGCTAATAAAATTGTATTGCTCAATACCCAAACAGGTGAGACAGCTTATGGTATTGATAGCTTATTAAAAGTACTTTCTTACAGGTATAAATTTATAGGTACAATAAGCAGGTTTAAATGGGTTCATATTTTCCTTACATTACTGTATCAGTTTATTTCCTATAACCGAAAAGTAGTAGCACCGGCTGCTATCAATAACAAACAAGTTTGTGAGCCTTCTCCTTCTATAACATGGCGTGTATTATTTATTGCCTTCAATGCTGTAGTGGTACATGTTATAGTTACCTGGTATTTTAAAAATTTCTTAAGCCAGTATATGCATAGCGGAATACATATACCCGATGTTGTTTTATTTGTAGCACAAATTGTTTTTCAAGGCATTGTTTTTATTGCATTAAAGCAAACAAATTTCTACGATTATGCCGGACAACTTTCATTTACTGCCTTTTTAGGTGCTTTATTATTAGGCTTATTAGGAGTAGGTTTGGTTTTATTATCTTACTTCGGAATTCAAATAGAATTATTGGCTACTGTCAGTTACGGAATAGTATATATGTTTATGTTTTATGAGCATTGGCGTAGAGTTGGTTTATACCGTTGGAGCAAATATTTATGTGTAAGCTGGATAATATTTAGGTTATTAATTTATCCATTGGTTTTTATTTATTAA